One stretch of Meriones unguiculatus strain TT.TT164.6M chromosome 7, Bangor_MerUng_6.1, whole genome shotgun sequence DNA includes these proteins:
- the Ngfr gene encoding tumor necrosis factor receptor superfamily member 16 has product MDQLRLPPPPLLLLLLMGVSFGGARETCSTGLYTHSGECCKACNLGEGVAQPCGANQTVCEPCLDSVTFSDVVSATEPCKPCTECLGLQSMSAPCVEADDAVCRCAYGYYQDEETGRCEACSVCEVGSGLVFSCQDKQNTVCEECPEGTYSDEANHVDPCLPCTVCEDTERQLRECTPWADAECEEIPGRWITRSTPPEGSESTAPSTQEPEEPPEQDLVASTVADMVTTVMGSSQPVLTRGTTDNLIPVYCSILAAVVVGLVAYIAFKRWNSCKQNKQGANSRPVNQTPPPEGEKLHSDSGISVDSQSLHDQQTHTQTASGQALKGEGNLYSSLPLTKREEVEKLLNGSAGDTWRHLAGELGYQPEHIDSFTHEACPVRALLASWAAQDSATLDALLAALRRIQRADIVESLCSESTATSPV; this is encoded by the exons ATGGACCAGCTGCgtctgccgccgccgccgctgctgctgctgctgctgatgggG GTGTCCTTTGGAGGTGCCAGGGAGACATGCTCCACGGGACTGTACACCCACAGTGGAGAGTGCTGCAAAGCCTGCAATTTGGGTGAAGGTGTGGCCCAGCCTTGCGGAGCCAACCAGACCGTGTGTGAACCCTGCCTGGACA GTGTGACGTTCTCCGACGTGGTGAGCGCCACGGAGCCGTGCAAGCCGTGCACGGAGTGCCTGGGCCTGCAGAGCATGTCGGCTCCCTGCGTGGAGGCGGATGACGCCGTGTGCCGCTGCGCCTACGGCTACTACCAGGACGAGGAGACTGGCCGCTGCGAGGCGTGTAGCGTGTGCGAGGTGGGCTCGGGACTCGTGTTCTCCTGCCAGGACAAACAGAACACAGTGTGTGAGGAGTGCCCAGAGGGCACCTACTCAGACGAAGCCAACCACGTGGACCCGTGCCTGCCCTGCACGGTGTGCGAAGACACCGAGCGCCAGCTACGCGAATGCACGCCCTGGGCTGACGCCGAATGCGAGG AGATCCCTGGCCGATGGATCACAAGGTCTACACCCCCGGAGGGCTCCGAGAGCACAGCCCCcagtacccaggagcctgaggagCCTCCAGAGCAAGACCTCGTAGCCAGCACGGTGGCAGATATGGTGACCACTGTGATGGGCAGCTCCCAGCCCGTACTGACCCGAGGCACCACTGACAACCTCATTCCTGTCTACTGCTCCATCCTGGCTGCTGTGGTTGTGGGCCTGGTGGCCTACATTGCTTTCAAGAG GTGGAACAGctgcaagcaaaacaaacaaggagCCAACAGCCGGCCAGTGAACCAGACACCCCCGCCGGAGGGAGAGAAACTGCATAGCGACAGCGGCATCTCCGTGGACAGCCAGAGCCTGCATGACCAGCAGACCCACACACAGACGGCCTCGGGCCAGG CCCTCAAGGGTGAGGGCAACCTGTACAGCAGCCTGCCCCTGACCAAGCGCGAGGAGGTGGAGAAGCTGCTCAATGGCTCCGCGGGGGATACCTGGCGACATCTGGCAGGCGAGCTGGGCTACCAGCCTGAGCATATAGACTCCTTCACCCACGAGGCCTGCCCAGTCCGAGCCCTGCTGGCCAGCTGGGCTGCCCAGGACAGCGCAACGCTCGATGCCCTTTTGGCCGCCCTGCGCCGCATCCAGAGAGCTGACATCGTGGAGAGCCTGTGCAGCGAGTCCACCGCCACCTCCCCAGTGTGA